The genomic stretch aattgCTGTAAACTACTCACCGTTCTTTTAGCTGTTTTTCCCATGCAACTATGACTTCTGTCAGGAGTTGATTTTCAATGTCTTGCAGGCTGGCTTGTTCAAAGGGCAGCACCACTAGCATATAGGTTCGTTTGCTAAGGCTGAGCTTGACAACAGAGCACTTCCTGCCAGGGTCAATGACATGCATGTAATCACCAGTGTGGGTCATGAGAGGTACCTTAACACTGGATGTCTCATCAATCCTGAAGTCTTGAATGGTAGTCTTCTCTGGTTGGAAAGCTGTTCTCCAGTTGCCTTTGAATTATATGAatcatatgtgtttgtgtgggaaaAATATTTGTTTCACTTTGAAACATTCAATCATCAGAAGAggacatccatccatccatccatccatccatccatccatccatccatccatccatccatccatccatccatccatccatccatccatccatccatccatccatccatccatccatccatccatccatccatccatccatccatatgCTTGAAATTATATCCTTGATCTACACCGAGCAGGTAAAAATTGCCTTGTGATTATTAAGGACATTATTCACTCACCTTTGAAATGTACAGAACTAGCAAACAACAGGTTCATTGACTGATTGAGAGCTGTGAAGAGGTTCTCCACCTTGCTGTCTGATGTTTTCTGGATGAAGGAGTTGACTTGTTCCTCTGCTTCCTTGGGCTGGGAAAAGTCCACCGCTCTAACGTAAGAAGCATCGGAGAAGTCTTGCATCCCACGCACAAAGTCTTTGGAGAGGTCGGCGTCAGTGTTCACAAAGGTCCAGACGAGGGTCCTGAGCTCATCCCGAGGTCCGTCGATCAGTGAGTTGATGGCCTGCAGTGTGCGTAGCACCTTGTGCCCGTCTATCAAGTATACGCAGTCGGCCCCTTCCGACTCCCAGTTCAGACCCAGTAGCTGCTGGTAGGGGATGGCGGTTTTCTTCGAGGCCCCGAGGTACAGAGTTACCAGGGCTCCAAAGGCATTAAACGGGGAGAGCAAAATGTTGCCACCATCCTTCCTGTGGCTGAGCGTCAGATACATGCGCAGGCCCAGAGTGTTCTGCAGTTGTGCCAGCACAGCAGTGCGCTGGGTCAGGTTCTTCAGGGTCTCTGGGTCAGCACTGGGGCGAGGGTCCGGCTCGGTGCTGTCTTGAAGACCAGTTATAGGATGGATGGTCTCCAGAGGCTTAGGGTCCTTACTTTGGATGACTTCACAGCTGACGTTGTCAAAGCTGAAGAGGTAGAATGGATGCACATACACACGGTTGGTTCCTCCTGTTGCCAGGTAGGAGAATATTAGAAAAGGCAAGACCACCACTTTCATCATCTTGTGTAGGTCTGGGAGAAACTTCAGAGAAAACCTAAAGGACGTTAAACAATACAGTTAATATATCCACGTGCAGGATGGGTAAAGCTATTTTTCAAATGTGTACTGTTATGCTAACATTTTGTGAATGCAAAAATGTTGTGGTTTGTTAGCTGTCAACTCGTGCACCTTTTGTCTCCCTTTTAGATGCAAGATGCAAGGTCCTTGTGAAACTATAGAATGTGtatcacacaaaacacaaaacaccccCTCAGACCTTAACAATTTGCTTTTGGAAAATGGGGGGCCCAGTTCTGTCTACCAAATAGCTGCTGAGGTCTATGTGCTACTGAGCTGTGTTAGAGGTCAAtgatacccccccacacacactcaagtggGAGGAATGACTTGTAACACAGATCACAAAATTAGTCCAAATAACAAAGTAAACAATGAAAGGGGTAAGTAAGTAAGGTGTGTTTAAAAGACAAGTTTTACAAAGGTTATTCTTGATCAGGTGATCATGAATTATGAAGACCCTAGACAACAAGGTATAAAGTGATTATGCTTCTCAAGTCATCTAAATCTCTGTATTTGAAAAATTAGATAATAATTAGATTAGATAATCAGGCATAATTTTTGTCTTAATTATGATACAAATACATATAAACTACAGGTTAAATACAACCTAAAGCAAAAAACAggtattttgtttttatatctGCATTGAAAGCTCATAGGTTTAAgcattatttaatatttttattaaacAGTTGCATATATCCTACTTCCaaatttttattatatattttattagaGAAAACCATTTTAATGAAATGGTATCCCCCCTTTTACCATCTTCACATGTACATGAGGAGGAGAAAGATCATCTTTGCTTACCTCAATAAGTGATCAGGTTCTCTAGAGGGAATGTGGTGCACTGAGACCTGCTGTCTGTTTTCTAAAGACAGAAAGATGACTAGTGTCCTCAGTTACAGATTAACCTCAGTATTGGGACACATCTCCTAGATGTTGAGTTTCAAAATGCCATTTGCACTTGTGCGCTGAAATGCAAACAGTGTGCACTTCTGTGTCTAGTGCAGCATATTTACACAAATCCTCCTGTCCGAGGGGTTGGTGGGACGAGAACACGTTGATGTCACGGGTGACTCAGATTCTGTTTGAACAGCTTGATCCTTCGTTTGTCCCTTTGCACCACAGTGGGGTCTGTTTTCATGGAACTCTTCTGAAATTGTAGTTATATCTTCTGCACTAGTGAGTTCTAAGATTTTGCAGGTCACTACAGCAGCCTGGAATTATATTGCTGTTTATATATTTAATCCTACAGTTGATTGCTTATTCCCAAAACAATTACTAATTCGACATGTTACTAAATATCATTATTCATAGCTATCTGTCTTGTCTGTCATTTATTGCTTTTAACATGGCATTATCAGTAAGTTATATAAATGTTATAAACAAAgactatatataaatatttcctATGATCACATTCAGGGACCTGGCACAATACATTTTCAGACAGAATGTGTTATGTATAATTACTGTAGGCTGTAGTCACAGTAAAAGCTGTACTTTCTTAAAGGTCATAACATAACCAGCTTTGAACGAAAGCGGTTCAGTTTTGTCAGTGGATTTTAGCACAGGTGTAGTTTAAGGGGAGCGGACGCGAGGGGGAGACATCTAATTGTTACCAGACATTCTGGTAACAATTAAAATTAAGAATATAAAAGGAAGTTTTAGATTAGTTATCTACTTTATCGCATCTGTAAGTACATTTCTGTCGTTATGAGTAGTAGATCAGTAGGCTATTCAAATCTTGTCAAATGATTAAATACCTGAGATCACAGTGAGTAATCTGGTCAGGGTCCTTAATCTGAAGCCGGAGGTATCGCTCTGAGACCGAATTCTATAACAGGTGTTACagcagattctgtgaccgtcgagttttgtgaccacagggggcgctatttcgcaATTTCTGTTCAGAGGGACGCGCGCTTTACggatgctacgtaaactacgctttcttttctcgttttgttgGCGTCCGcgagccaaaagatgacagatgttTGATGgcattttatcgtctcttaattacataaatgtacttaaagaaGACTTACTATGACCTcgccattgcagccaacaaaaaaaaaatcatgaatGAGATGGACAGGTAAgccttttaactggggtcaccaattctgacggcagccatcagaatatgtgaccccactgaatctccaggtaacaatagtacaccgtgactccacaataacagagaaaacaatgaaaaaataaccctaaccttttattagtctatatttaaatattttatccACGGGGGCAGAAttaccattcgtaatgacagcatctaaCAGagcttgcttacgatgaagcttgctattttcgtatAAAATGaggtaacgaaacattcttgtttaagtacatttatgtaattaagagacgataaaatgtaaatacaaacatctgtcatcttttggctcgcggacaccaacaaaacgagaaaagaaatcGCGTCAGCGTAGATTACGTAGCcttcgtaaagcgctcgtgcctCTGCAGAAACagcgaaatagcgccccctgtggtcacaaaactcgacggtcacagaatctgctCTAACACCTGGACATTGCGTAGAGAAGGTCTTGAGTTCGGGAAAAGTGACCTCATATGAATAATAGGCTGTGAAAGCTAAATGTGTTTTCAAGATGTTTCATAATGTTTTCACATTGGGAAGGAAGCGGTTCACTTTTATCAGTGAGTGGGTTTTAGCACCTTCATTAACTGATTTAGCTGAAGTCATATGTGTAgtttggggggtggagtgtgagcACTGTGACGCCACTGTGAGCAGGAATAGGGATGGGGGCATGCGGGCACGAGagggagaccccccccccatccattCCTGTTTACAGTGTGTCACAGTGCTCACAATGGTGAGGGTCCCCCTCAAAGTTATGAAGTTAACcacttttttgtgtttttctaCAGAACATCTTCCGGCAGATTTTTTTAAAGATTCGTCCTTATTTAGCTATCGAATTATTGGACAATGACTAAAATCTCTTAAATGAaaggtgtttgtttatttacttgACATTTACATACCTAGGTAACGTCGAAAACCGTTGACGTCTTCCCCAAATAATTATAATTTAGCCAGTATGGTCGAGTTTACACAAATTACACTCCGACATAAGCCCCACCTCTTAAACCACGAATGAGGCAGAAATTTGACGTTAGGTCCCTTTATGAGAGAAACCATCACTTAGGTAGTTACTACTAGAATGAAATGTAACGAACAGTACAGGTAGTCTGCAAATTGTGTTAATATGGAGGTTCGAACTTTTCTGTGAATattgatttttatttatatatttttaatcatGTCCACTAAAGACAGTTGTCCCGAACTCAAGACCTTCTCTACGAAATGCGCCGGGTATAGAATTCGGTCTCAGAGCGATACCTCCGGCTTCAGATTAAGGATCCTGACCAGATTACGCACTGCGAGCTCAGGTATTCTGCATTTGACAAGAAGCTTTAATAATGTTCTACTACTCATAACGACAGAAATATAATTACAGATGCGATTAAGTACATAGCTAATCTAAAAAGTCCTTTTATATTCTTAATTTGAATTGCTACCAGAATCTACCAGAGTAGATCATCATTAAATGCCCATACTGAATCATATTAAGACacagacgtaatttggggggggggacatgtttTTCATTCAGAGAAGACCATGTTTTtcatgtccccccactttttcaaaagacggttttggtccccccagtttttacggttaaaaccaaatatttaaatagcgacgaatccatgtccccccacttttgaaatcaaaattacgtccatgcattAAGAAATATGTTATCACGTGCTCTGAGAgagaattattattataaggAAGAAATAATTGACGCATTAAATGTTGTAAATAATAATGACTGTAAGTGCGGTAAAATAACATGCATACAAAGCACAAGGGTTTCCACTATGTAATAACGTCCACACGATATTAAACTCTTGTGGAATGTGGTTTTAGGACGAAAAGATAATGTTAGGCTGTCCTGATACATAATAAATATTCGTTAGGATACTGGACTTTCATCTGCTTTTCACACATAACAGGCTCCTTTATATACAGAAGCCAGTCAGAGAAGACCTTTCCCTAAATAACCCTTTGAAACTTGTCAGCAGTTAAAACAAATAACCCAACCGGATTACTTTAATACCACATGCTTCTTTCAGTTGAATTATGGGTTCAGTGCTTTTAATAGTAGTTTCAGAAAGCATCTATCAAAGTGTGTCAACTTCAACAGTAATATTCAAAATATTAAGTTTAGGACTAGCTGGTGAGGTTTGGAACAGGTTCTCTTCTCTCCTGTCAGCTGTCATTATCGTGGATACATAAGCATTTTTACTGGTAATGGGGCATGCTGATTCTGTAACAGATTTatttggggtgggagggggcttgttttggttttttggcaCATCATAGAttattgattaaaaaaaaaacattggcaGACTCTTCATGACTTCTCCACTAATGTACACAGCTCTTCAGTTCTATGTAAGTGAGATGCGCGATGTGACATTTTGAAACCACTGAAACCACCAGAAATGATGGCTACCTTCTCACAGTACACggtgtgataaaaaaaaaactgtttgtGGCCTCAGACATTATTGCCTTCAGTATAGTACAGCAGGCCTAAATACGTGGCGTGCAGTTGTGCTGTTGGGAACAGGCTGCAAGTACAAACAGGAACCCAAAATGTTGATTATTGCTCAAGTGAGGGTTTGATTTGTGTTCTTCAAAAGCTGGTACAGGTTCATCCACGTAATAAAGGAGGTCCTGTTTGTTCCTGGACCTTCTGAATGTGATGATTACATCTTGGTCTGTGCATCTTTTTTGCAGACTTGTCGGTTTAAAACCACTTCCTGGCAACAAACCTTTTCAGCCAACAACATTTCAGCACTTTTGCTTTAGCGATCTGTTCCTTATTCCTAGCTGAATGATGCTTCTAAAAAAGTtcatgtttttgtatgcataCTATAGGACCCAGAACTACAATTAACTGTAGTCGACAATCAAAAGTATAATGTGTTAGAATAATGTTCAATGGCTAATCTAATTTATGATATCAATGACTAAATGTGTCATACATACTAAATTATCTAATTTTATTTCTGGCATAGTAGAACAAATTAGTTTTGTATTCAATTTCATTTGCATGCCTGAATTATGTTCTGTGCTGCTGTGATCACTGCAACAAGGGCTGTCTCCCTCTGGCTGCAGTATCTGCATCATGAAACTGTACTTCCTCAAACAGCCATGGGGAGGAGAGCACGTGCTTTCAAGATTTCTGGTTTTCTAATGAAACATTATTGATGACAAAAGGCAAGATTTTTCTAActcgtttatttatttttgttctgtttgttttaaagacatttttataaGATAATTTGAATAAATGAGGACAGTAATGAGTGTGACTGTAGCAGGAACAGCCATGAAGAATTATTTCCTGCTATTGTGACTTTTATAAAGTCAGTCAGCTATGGCCTTCATAGAGCCTGTTGAGCATTTATACTGTCCTGCAGAATGTATGAGTGGGTCCAGAATGGGTCCAGCATGTATGAGTGGGTCCAGAATGGGTCCAGCATGTATGAGTGAGTATCACGTATGAGTGGGTTCAGTATGTACGAGTGAGTCTAGCAGGTACAAGTGGGTCCAGTAGGTATGAGGAGGTCTAGCATATATAAGTGGGTCTTGCAGGATTGAGTGGATCTAGCAGATATGAGTGGGGCCAGTAGGTATGAGGAGATCTAGGAGATATATATGGATCTAGCAGGTATGTATGGGTCCAACAGCTATGAGGTGGTCTAGCAGGTCTGATTGGATCCAGCAGATACGAGGAGGTCTAGCATTTATAAGTAGGTCCAGTCGGTATAAGTAAGTTCAGCAGGTATGAGTGGGTCCATCATGAGTGACTGAGTATCATGGATGAGTGGGCTCAGCATATGTGAGTGGATCCAGCAGTTATGAGTGTGTCGAGAAGATACAAATTGGAGGAGGAGGTCTAGCATGTACGAGTGAGTCTAGCAGGTAAGAGTGGGTCCAGCAGGTATGAGGATGTCTAGCATATATATGTGGATCTAGCAGGTATGAGTAGGTCCAGCATGTATGAGTGGTCCCAGCAGGTATGGGGGGTCCAGCAGGAATGAGAAGGTCTAGCAGGTATGTGTGGGTCTTGCAGGACTGAGTGGGTCTAGCAGGTAGGAGTGGGGCCAGTAGGTATGAGAAGGTCTAGCATATATAAGTGGGTCTTGCAGGACTGAGTGGGTCTAGCAGGTATGAGTGGGGCCAGTAGGTATGAGGAGGTCTAGCATATATAAGTGAGTCTTGCAGGATTGAGTGGGTCTCACTCAATGGGTGGGTCCAGCAGGTATGAATTGGCCTAGCAGGCATCAGTAGGTCCAGCATGTATGAGTGGTTCCAGCAGGTATGAGGAGGTCTAGCAGGTATGTGTGGGTTTAGCAGCTATAAGTGAGTCCAGCAGTTATGAGTGAGTCTAGCAGGATTGAGTGAGTCCAGCAGGTATGAGTTGGTCTAGCAGGATGAAGTGGGTCTATCAGGTATGAGTGGGTCTAGCAGGATTGAGTGGGTCTATCAGGTATGCTCACAGGCTACCGTGAGGGTGATGAGCTTGACATACTATACACCACTTTTGTTTAAAAAGGGGAACTAAAGCAAAAAGAAAATGCAATGTGGGTTTTCAGCATCTAAATATACATTACTTTACACAGTACTGCGTTTCTATTTCTATGGTGTCTGGCATTTTGAGAACAAAAGCCACATTCCCCTCTGTGATCATTTCAGTGTCAATGGTAGAAAAGCACAAGGCAGAAACAAAAGGCGTCCTGGTGGTTGGT from Brachyhypopomus gauderio isolate BG-103 chromosome 15, BGAUD_0.2, whole genome shotgun sequence encodes the following:
- the agt gene encoding angiotensinogen; the protein is MMKVVVLPFLIFSYLATGGTNRVYVHPFYLFSFDNVSCEVIQSKDPKPLETIHPITGLQDSTEPDPRPSADPETLKNLTQRTAVLAQLQNTLGLRMYLTLSHRKDGGNILLSPFNAFGALVTLYLGASKKTAIPYQQLLGLNWESEGADCVYLIDGHKVLRTLQAINSLIDGPRDELRTLVWTFVNTDADLSKDFVRGMQDFSDASYVRAVDFSQPKEAEEQVNSFIQKTSDSKVENLFTALNQSMNLLFASSVHFKGNWRTAFQPEKTTIQDFRIDETSSVKVPLMTHTGDYMHVIDPGRKCSVVKLSLSKRTYMLVVLPFEQASLQDIENQLLTEVIVAWEKQLKERYLELSLPKFSITAVTDLRSVLSDMNVEKYLLGSDANFERLSSKDNFTVDKVLNKVLFEMSEEGTEVQSTSEDKVPLKVTVNRPFLFAVIEGNSNAILMLGKILNPTI